The nucleotide window AAAACAATATGTCATGGCTGACACTATCGGAAATAGCATCGCTTGTTACATACTGGCGTAATAACTTGTCCTTTTAAAATGAAAGAGACTTTTTTGCCATGGCATTGAAGGGGAAGGGAAGAACAGGCGAAATATttctttgattacaagtcctaaTGTTATCGTCTGACGCCTGCGTGGTTAATATTTAGAGTATACATACCTCTGATGCGCAGGTCGACTCGACAAATATCAGAGCAGAAATAGATACGAAGCGGTCTGTTGCTGGCATTTTCTGTCATCCCGAATTCTTCTTCCTCGTCATATAGAGCGAACGACCGACTGAGGGAGAATATACCACTGCCTTTATGACAGCTGCTACAGGTTCTTTCAACGTCGTCATGATCACTAAATCGATGACGGAAAGGACATGGTTAATGCGACTGAATGTGTGCATGTTCGTTCTCTTGGTGCATTTTTCAGCCATGACTACGCTTTATCTGCTACCGCAGATGTCAATGTTTTCGACGCCAAAGGTCGGCAGACCACAGGTAAATATACCTTCATTGCGTTACGTCCGTTACAGTTGCTCAAAGCACAACAGATACAATCAATAGTCAATATAAAGAACggtgtttttcattttgtttatagGGGTCTGTGCTTCAAGCTGTCTCAAATCCCTTACTAGCCGGTTTATTGAATTACGCGTATTATTGTTTGAATAATACACAGAATATTTGTCTGGAACGCCAAAGTCCGTTATGTTGGTTCTAGATAAGAACGAAGTGATTTGCTCGTAAtcatttattgttgtttgtatgCTGTACATCCAACGTTCATGCCCAGGACTTAATACAATACCAAAGTTTCTGAAAGAGCCTATAGGTCGCCATCGATATCCTTAGAGCTGTTAATCAAACCAAAGTGAAATTCGGCACAGTGTTTTCCGTTAAATATTAAAAACTGATTAAAATATTGTGGCCATGGCATTCATAATAAGTGAAATGTTAGTTTCATATGAAACGGTCAATATTCTATTATAAGAACTATTTATCAGAGCTGTTATTACGGTCACACATATCTAAAGTTTGAGAACGTATTCCTGGTCCAGGTCGTGCAGATTCATGGTAACAGTCATCGTAAAGTATGTCATCATATCGAATATTGTCAGACGAAACAGATTAATCGACcttcactgaacaaaatttatATATCTCCTGTCATTAAAAGCGTCAAAAAAGGATTAAAACTTATATGACTTTAAAAGTATGTGCTCTTTCTTTTCCATGACAGTTCACTTCTACCCATGAGAGGAATGGCTTTAACATAGACGGCGAGTGGAGGAAAAGCCGTGTTAAATCAAATGCACAGTATGTAGAAGACACCGAAAATTCACAAACCAGCGAAGTTGACGTCAGGTTGAACGAAAATGTGGAAAAGCACGAAATATTGAAGCAAAGAGGAGCGGATAATTACATCGCTCCCATAGACAAGACAAATAACTCATCTCCAGGAAGGGTGTCATTTGAGGAACATACAGTGAAAGGAGCATCTGAGAAACAAGGAAATCGGTTCGGATTCTTGAAACCTAAGGATCAGTTCGTCGTGCCAAATATTGCACATTTTATCTGGTTCACGTGTCAccctttcaaatttgaaaaccttGTCAGCATGTTGAGTGTTCACAGGATCATGAAAGCTGACAGAAtatttttacatacagactGCGAACCCACTGGGGAATGGTGGGATGAAGCTGTAGAACTCATACAGACATTGCAAGTTGTACGGAGGCCGCCACCTACGGTAGTGTTCGGCAGAACACTCAATCCAGAATGGCCAGAACACGCAGCTGATGTAGCGAGATTGCAAATTTTAATGGAGCATGGCGGTGTTTATTTTGACACCGACGTCTTCGTTTTAGCGCCTTTGGAACCACTCCGTTACTATGAATACGTTGTCGGTCTGCagtcaaatgacattttgagCAATGGCGTCATCCTTGCGAGGAAATCATCAACATTTCTTAAACTGTATTATGAAAGTTACAAAGAGTACAGCAGCAGGTGCTGGAGTTGCACATCGGTGCGTAGTCATCATAAACTCGCCACCAAGTACTTCGATCTGTTGCACATAGAACCTGATAGCATGATTCGACCGTCGTTTACAGCATGGCGGGAGTTATTCCTTGAGAACTACGATTGGAGATCAGAACACTTTACTATCCACGTCTGGTTTCGGGAATTTTACAAAAGCAGTTATAGGGATTTTAAATTCACAAGGGAAAACATTAAAAGGCTGAACACTACAGTTGGAGAAATGTGTCGTTACATTTATTATGGTGCCCCTGATATCATTCCCTAGCCACTCACAATACATCCAGGTAGCACTTTAAGACCATCGACCAGCCGATCAGAGTGACGATAATTTGTACAACTCCATCCAGAAtctggtcttttggccagaggtccatatatctttctttcatgaatttgactttgtttgtgtaccctctatttactgtctgttctgtgctgttttgtgtctttgtttacaactattgtcttacaaattctgacctagtgttattggattatggattggtatgattgcgattatttttccatCACTAAGAGAATACACGTATTTGTCTaaaaatttttactttcattcatttgtttattcattcattctttctttCAGTCTTTCCTTCATGTATACATATGGAAAAGACGTGTGCTCGGGTATGCTAAAAAAGGTATAAATAAAGACATatagaaatatgtaaatgacgTTGTTTTGCAATGAGACAGTGGCAACTTCAACCTTTGTTAATTATAAACCAAGTATCAGATTAAAGAAAAATCGAATGAAGAAAACGTTCTGAAGAGTCTGTTTTTGTACCTTGTCTTCTCTGAGGTCCAAGTTATCACATTTACAGACTCTCTAACAGCGCCCTCACTGGCTACACGACGTGGTTGATGTATCCGAGCTCAGTGAGTTAGCTCGTACCGAGCCCCGACTGAGCCAGGCCGCCCCAAAAATAGTGCGTAGCCAGCCAGGGGCTCTGACAGTGTCTACACTAATTGCAAACTCTGAATGATGACCTCTCATAATTTACCTTTCAAAAGTTATAGATAATTCCCTACTTTTACATGATCATAATTGTCGCACAGGACAACAACTCTCATTGACAAGCAAAGGCTGCACTGGGGAAGCACCACTCTCTCTGCAAGGGAttggcccttccgccgtacgacttCAGGCACATACAATATCACCTAACAGCGCTGGAAAGGGATAAATAAGATGCTAGGCTAAacaattttgaacaattttaatttacaaaaattaacgATATGCATGCTTAAATCCAAGCTTTTCAAACTTGACAGTCGATGGAAGATTAAAACTTAATTATATGCAGTAACTCTCATGTGCTTTCTCTCTATATAGTTCAAATCTGCCGGGATGACTGTCTTTCACCTAGACGTTGAAGAGAGGAACAACAGTGTAAAATCAATTACACCATCAAATCTGAAACATTTGGAAGAAATAGTAAACACATCAGTAGTAGAGGCGACAGTCCCGTTAAGTGTGTCTCGCTCAGAGACAAGAAAAATCGACTTGGTGTTGGACGAACACATGGAAAAGTCCGCAATCTTAGAACAAAGGTATGTTGACAAGGACCTTGGTGGAAAAGTGAACGTCTCCTACAGAGAACCATTAAATTTTGAGACACATGCTGTGGTTGGAGCATCTACAAAACAAGGAAGTCGATTTGGATTCTTGGAGCCGCACGATCACCTTGTAGTGCCAAATATCGCACATTTTATTTGGTTTTCTTGCCACctcttcaaatttgaaaaccttGTCAGCATGTTGAGTGTTGACAGGATCATGAAagctgacaaaatatttttccataCAGACTGCGAACCCACTGGGGAATGGTGGGATGAAGCTGTAGAACTCATACAGATATTGCAAGTTGTACCAAGGAGGCCACCTACGGTTGTCTTCGGCAGAAAGCTAAACCAAAAATGGCCGGAACACGCAGCCGATGTGGCGAGACTACAAGTTTTGATAGAGCATGGCGGGATTTATTTCGACACTGATATTTTCGTTTTAGCGCCATTGGAACCACTCCGTTACTATGACTACGTTGTTGGTCGACCCGCCGGGACCATCTTGAATAATGGTATCATACTGGCGAACAATTCGTCGAAATTTCTCAAACTATACTACGAAAGCTACAAATCGTATAACAGTAAATGCTGGGCCTGTACGTCTGTTCACGGTCAGCACAAGGTGGCGGTAAAACACTTGGATCTGTTACACATAGAACCTGATAGCATGGTTCGGCCACCCTATACAGCATGGCGGAAGTTATTCCTTGAGAAATACGACTGGATATCGGAACACTTCACCATTCATGTCTGGTTTCGGGAATTTTACAATAACGGTTCTAAGGATTTTGAGTTCACTCGAGAAAACATAAAAGGGCTGAACAATACAGTGGGCGAAATGTGTCGCTACATTTATTATGGTTCCCCTGATATCATACCCTAGCCACTCAAAAGACATCTAAGTAGCACTTTAAGATCATCGACCAGCCGATCAGAGTGACCATAATTCGTACAATGCCACAAAGTACTTCGAGTATGGTCGGTTGCTATGgggtgaattagacagaccataATTTTCTTCAAATAATATTTCCATAATAGTATCACATCTCCCATTTTAGCTcaagtgttcacacacgtgagctaatgttgcagcgatgtctgtctgtctgtttgtttgtccgccggtgtgtctgtctgcctgtatgtctgtctgtttgtctgttggcCCGATATCTCAGAAatggcttatcagatcagaatcaattTGGTAggttcagtttgcaaatggcaagaactggttagtttttggtgggtgtggcttgaatactttttgctcatttgcataattaaagattttagaaaaacggatatacattgagcaCGACTACACATAATTTGTTGAGATtttgtacaaatgttgatcacaccaggaTATATGCTGTAAAAGGTATAAAGgagtgacatgaaagataattgctaatttgcatatttataaaccctttttaattagtgatatatctgaattgacttgatcaaattaACGACACTTTGTATGTGttttgaagatactatgatttaacattattaaaagtcatcaaGCACCTTACTTCAGCCAACTCATAAtttttagggatatatatctgaattgacttgaccaaagtttatgaaacttgctatgtacattgaagaaaattccatacaacattattcaaagtcatttagcatttttactccAGCCgtttcccaatttgcatatttaatgaatgttcctaattagggatatataccttgatttacttgatcaaagttggcgaattacgctatgtatattgatgataccaggtttaaaacaatattgaaagtcattttgcattttcatgtcagctaatttataatttgcatagctAATAAgcttatacagtttggaatatatagcttgacggacttgaccaaaggaaattacacttgctatataaagtggtgatacaatgacagtagtaaaagaaatgtcatattttttatttcagttaattatGTAAGTTATGACCTTAAGAATTAATCtgttgtgaatattgttcatgatgttgatcgtaACAGTTTcaattaagttgcaaacatgtggcaaaagtttaaatttacacacaactgcaacatataatgaaacacgtgagcattttctgTTTATATCTGCTTATTAATATCTTCTTGTTTTTCATTCGAATTATCAACCGACATttgtctaataataataataataattaataaagtattatatagaaataataacacgaataattataggttcaatttccgtgaaaatttcaccataagggtattttgggtctaaaagaccaaatatgatatcgattttactgccccatgtttccatggtaaccattttaggtgttgaaaatttcagtttatctaatatcccatgattgatatgaaaattatctagtggggaagttcgggtcagagaacacaaatgccagacttattttaatgtttcgagttgccgtagtaactattttgggattgaaaatgttactttttccctaattcctattaaagaattattaattgatgtaaaaaattgataataaggggttttctggttagcacaccaaaaaaatcactcattttaatgtgagatatttccatggcaaccattcaggagtaacaacacttttttttttcagaagtcccacagcttcaatgaactgtttttagatttctatataatacttatagcccctaaacttgtaataataataataataattaatataagtattatatagaaataataacgcgaataataataggttcaatttccgtgaaattttcaccataagggtattttgggtcgaaaagaccaaatatgatatcgatttcactgccccatgtttccatggtaaccattttaggggttgaaaatttcagtttttctaatatcccatgaaaagttactttgattgatatgaaaattatctagtgggggagttcgggtcagagaacacaaaaacagacttattttaatgtttcgagttgccatggtaactattttgggattgaaaatgttactttttccttaattcctattaaagaacgattgattgatgtaaaaatttgatcataagggtttgtctggttagcacaccaaaaatatcacactcattgtaatgtgagatgtttccatggcaaccattcaggagtaaaaattaccagtttttaaagatttcacctaaaatccagtaatcaataGAACGTgatatatcaaagggatattttgggttagaaagaacaaatatccagtgtaataatccagtaatcaacagaaatattataccaaagggttattttgggttagaaagacaaaatatgatatccatttttactgccctgtttccatagtaacctatttgcattttaaaatttcaatttttttccaacttccattaaaagtaatcccagttactatgcaaatgctctcttAAGAGTATTTAttacagcatgaactccatgttattttttgttttatgttgccttggtaaaaaattttggtaaccacagttttttattgaaaaccatagaccctcgagagggtctatgctaaaaacataattcactgttttttatttattttatggatgtctaagtaacaacttagaaatttgttctataataaaaataattgtaatttctttgccttcattcttggatgaatagtaaacataatgtatattggggccattctggtcaaaattatgttttccgttaatttaagtgtgttagaattaattttatatagaccagaaataatttttgaagtatttttaattttgtttcatgcagtcatcccaaataagtgttatatagtacagtactaactcattatgcatcgaattatgtttatgccttcaaattaatttatgtgctaaaattaattctactagtatctcaaattaattaatttaatttataatattaataattaattaatgattattttttttcgttaaccagagaagaaaaggctattttacaagattctgcctatgaagtgaattttctagtcttttgatgtgtatacttgcacacctttaatacccaaggaaacaggtataatggacgacagtgggactcaaaagtttttttcCTATTATCAACCCGTTTAACCCTCAGAGTTGTatcaattttaaaagtcgccatgacgacctgacaacaacatggccttttcagcactaagacagtgtagcagggctaaaaataggccatggcccttctgtcgggaggaggcataatttctgtgtcattgtgattgatacattattatcaaaatgcgacgagaatgcgtttttattggccatcgtttcctgtgtctgtcattcaagtatgccagttcagatattgaaactttgttgcaaagttccaccgcacggccggttgtcttcgtaatttccagaacaaagtcatattatggcaaatttctgtgcccagctgggtttgactgcatttatctagctcgtcccaaagtgacggacgcatctttcaacctttcagcttggtgaaaaacgcatttattgattcgccaaaggcctgtggattcgcatatttttgcacaagtgctacatggacataggaaaaagttcgactcaccctagccctctcgattgttgaatacaaccacggtccatgatgagagttctcgaatcaaaaactgtagtgtagccgtgctcgaatacaaatatcttctcattaaattacgtcattgttatacagagttagcattccaaagtctgtcaccctgtttttttcaaagtttagagaagggcggcatttccatctgaatgattgaacgacgtgaaacgcaaaattctatcgcatatgttccggcaatatgtacagtactgtcagtagaaatactgtatacgctgctgagttacgtaagcttatactccacaaaatggccacaggcggcgtgaacttctgaaaggatttcctaaacgtcctacttggtaccttagacactcacatgtgatatcctgaaaagtattctctgcagtaattccagtttctgtcaacattccatCCTTTTTAAATCTCAcaacgacacgatagcgcgagatcggagacgttctactgtcacgccacgcactctcaattgcgcatgctctgggattcgcgtcgcgtctctgaagggcgcgcgcgtgttccgacagagaagaacgcgaatcgcagggtttctgccagactacactgccagggcgaaacatgcgaaatgcagaaaaaatgtttattctgcaatgccaatatgatgcttacgaagtaagtctgaataagttttaaattatacatcagaatgaatccattgtacattggtacgtttatgaaagaattagtacaggatacGTGTCTgagatgtttttcaattttaggtcagttattAGAGTTGgggttgggggtggggggttctGAGAcctaacttaagcaattaagttagatttataaaatgaacttttaatattacccctactgtatggaaaatattcgttcggtggtcgcagcatagcaatttcactgcagagagagagagagagagaggagagagagagagagagagagagagatttttaatttatattggaaatctttttcatagtcgtgacttttgatggaagaaaactaaaaacaaaattaaattgaaccgattgaacgtgtatccgtaaagttcgcacaaaagttaaaagtctaggcctgctggtatcgcgtaaactgcttggtgtcacttttccgacaagcttttaattaccccttggcttaatgatatccccctctctccgtacagtatgatgcataattctgcgctgcacgtaaaacaattggaagtcacccctattgacaaaattaaaatatacaacacctctttttcagaattcccacacagcttcaatgaactgttattagatttctatataatacttatagcccctaaacttgtaataataattaatataagtattatatagaaataataacgcgaataataataggttcaatttccgtgaaattttcaccataagggtattttgggtcaaaaagaccaaatatgatatcgatttcactgccccatgtttccatggtaaccattttaggggttgaaaatttcagtttttctaatatcccatgaaaagttactttgattttatatgaaaattatctagtgggggagttcgggtcagagaacacaaaaaccagaattattttaatgtttcgagttgccatggtaactattttgggattgaaaatgttactttttccctaatccTATTAAGGAACGATCGATTGATGTAAATattgatcataagggtttttctggtttgcacaccaaaaaatatcacactcattttaatgtgagatgtttccatggcaaccattcaggagtaaaaattaccagtttcttcaaagatttcacctaaaatccagtaatcaacagaatgtgtatatcaaagtgatattttgggttagaaagaccaaatatccagtgtaaaaatccagtaatcaacagaaatattataccaaagggttattttgggttagaagacaaaaatgatatccattttactgccctgtgttttcATAGTAACCTTTTTgcattttagaatttcaaagttttttcaaattccattaaaagtaatcccagttactacgcaaatgctctcctagtgtatttatcacagcatgaactccatgttcattttgtttatgttgccttggtaaccatttaggaaccacagtttttttttaaaaccatagaccctcgagaggatctatgctaaaacataattcactgttttttatttatttaatggatttctaagtaacaactaagaaattgttctataataataattgtaatttctttgccttcattctaggatgaatagtaaacataatgtatattggggccattctggtcaaaattatattttccgttaattttagtgtgttagaattaattttatatagaccagaaataatttttgaagtattttttattttgtttaatgcagtcatcccaaataggctaagtgttatatagtacagtactaactcattatgcatcgaattatgtttatgccttcaaattaattttatgtgcttaaaattaattctactagtatctcaattaattttatgaacccaatttcCCTTATCACCcagtgtaccattatttatcacaggcagttacagtagcgcacagtttttttatttaaaacataattcactggtgcttatttattttatatattataatgaacaacgtatttatattcatgttataataatttattttgatttctttgcctcattccaggaagaataatgaagacaaattatttctgattgtttaactaaagtaaaattatgaccatgtagtgatgcattattttttgtgtgacctggcctggccataaactttatgattagctagatctcccctttccatggtagcaacggctaaatttgaacatggtgcctgtatacctttaaacatttttttaaaccaagcaggccaagacaagggggaaatattacaagttaaatgtttcatgtttaatactgcccagggctcgaaattaacttttttccctggtagtccacttgggctaccattttctgaagttggtagcccgtgACAGTGGattgtagcccatgcatattttagatcaggggtatttttttcgttaaccagacaaaaaaaggctatttttcaagattctgcctatgaagtgaattttctagtcttttgatgtgtatacttgcacacctttaatacccaaggaaacaggtataatggacgacagtgggactcaaaagttttgtgacccattaacaacccgttcaaccctcagagttgtatgcaaattttaaaagtcgccatgacaacctgacaacaacatggccttttcagcactaagacatagtgtagcagggctacaaataggccatggcccttctgtcaggaggaggcataatttctgtgtcattgtgattgatacattattatcaaaatgctacgagaatgcgtttttattggccatcgtttcctgtgtctgtcagtgtcattcaagtatgccagttcagatattgaaactttgttgcaaagttccaccgcacggccggttgtcttcgtaatttcca belongs to Ptychodera flava strain L36383 chromosome 17, AS_Pfla_20210202, whole genome shotgun sequence and includes:
- the LOC139115670 gene encoding uncharacterized protein isoform X2; translation: MTAATGSFNVVMITKSMTERTWLMRLNVCMFVLLVHFSAMTTLYLLPQMSMFSTPKVGRPQFTSTHERNGFNIDGEWRKSRVKSNAQYVEDTENSQTSEVDVRLNENVEKHEILKQRGADNYIAPIDKTNNSSPGRVSFEEHTVKGASEKQGNRFGFLKPKDQFVVPNIAHFIWFTCHPFKFENLVSMLSVHRIMKADRIFLHTDCEPTGEWWDEAVELIQTLQVVRRPPPTVVFGRTLNPEWPEHAADVARLQILMEHGGVYFDTDVFVLAPLEPLRYYEYVVGLQSNDILSNGVILARKSSTFLKLYYESYKEYSSRCWSCTSVRSHHKLATKYFDLLHIEPDSMIRPSFTAWRELFLENYDWRSEHFTIHVWFREFYKSSYRDFKFTRENIKRLNTTVGEMCRYIYYGAPDIIP
- the LOC139115670 gene encoding uncharacterized protein isoform X1 — its product is MIAIIFPSLREYTYLSKNFYFHSFVYSFILSFSLSFMYTYGKDVCSGMLKKFKSAGMTVFHLDVEERNNSVKSITPSNLKHLEEIVNTSVVEATVPLSVSRSETRKIDLVLDEHMEKSAILEQRYVDKDLGGKVNVSYREPLNFETHAVVGASTKQGSRFGFLEPHDHLVVPNIAHFIWFSCHLFKFENLVSMLSVDRIMKADKIFFHTDCEPTGEWWDEAVELIQILQVVPRRPPTVVFGRKLNQKWPEHAADVARLQVLIEHGGIYFDTDIFVLAPLEPLRYYDYVVGRPAGTILNNGIILANNSSKFLKLYYESYKSYNSKCWACTSVHGQHKVAVKHLDLLHIEPDSMVRPPYTAWRKLFLEKYDWISEHFTIHVWFREFYNNGSKDFEFTRENIKGLNNTVGEMCRYIYYGSPDIIP
- the LOC139115670 gene encoding uncharacterized protein isoform X3, yielding MLVGPRARAWLWGISLVLVLVLFLTYRMLDRRDFRMPKFKSAGMTVFHLDVEERNNSVKSITPSNLKHLEEIVNTSVVEATVPLSVSRSETRKIDLVLDEHMEKSAILEQRYVDKDLGGKVNVSYREPLNFETHAVVGASTKQGSRFGFLEPHDHLVVPNIAHFIWFSCHLFKFENLVSMLSVDRIMKADKIFFHTDCEPTGEWWDEAVELIQILQVVPRRPPTVVFGRKLNQKWPEHAADVARLQVLIEHGGIYFDTDIFVLAPLEPLRYYDYVVGRPAGTILNNGIILANNSSKFLKLYYESYKSYNSKCWACTSVHGQHKVAVKHLDLLHIEPDSMVRPPYTAWRKLFLEKYDWISEHFTIHVWFREFYNNGSKDFEFTRENIKGLNNTVGEMCRYIYYGSPDIIP